The Thermoplasmata archaeon genome includes a region encoding these proteins:
- a CDS encoding Rieske 2Fe-2S domain-containing protein has protein sequence MADYVRVAKASEIPPGSAKVVVVRGHPVALFNVDGVFYAVSNVCLHRGGPVGEGSLDGPIVTCPIHGWEYDVRTGKNIANPQARLRSFAVTLDGDDVLVAP, from the coding sequence GTGGCGGACTATGTGCGCGTCGCGAAGGCGTCCGAGATCCCGCCGGGCTCCGCCAAGGTCGTCGTCGTGCGGGGCCATCCCGTCGCCCTGTTCAACGTAGACGGCGTATTCTACGCGGTGTCGAACGTCTGCCTGCACCGGGGCGGACCCGTCGGGGAGGGGAGCCTCGACGGCCCGATCGTCACGTGCCCGATCCACGGCTGGGAGTACGACGTGCGCACGGGGAAGAACATCGCGAACCCCCAGGCCCGCCTCCGTTCGTTCGCGGTGACGCTCGACGGTGACGATGTCCTCGTGGCCCCGTGA